In the Geoanaerobacter pelophilus genome, TGAAATACTGCCCAGCACGACGCGACGATGCTCACAGGAAAACTGCTGAGAGCCGCGATTTGGGCAGATGCAGTCCTCTTTGCACCCGGAATTCCGAACCTCTAGCGGCTTAAACTCCTCAGTCGAAAAAACAACCTTTACCCCATCTGCGACCCCTTCTTTTTTGAGCAACTTGCGAAAAGAACGCGCCATTCGACAGGTATGAGTATTTGAAATATCAGCAACTTTGATTCTACTGGGATCAAGTTTGTTAGCGGCACCCATGCTAGAGACTACCGGTATCCCATGATTCAGGCACGTTACAACAAGATGAACTTTGCTGGTAAAATGATCTATCGCATCAACCACATAGTCAAACTTCCGTGAAAAAAGATAATTGCTGCTTTCCGCCGAGTAAAACTCCTTTAAGGGAACCACCTCCGCGTCAGGATTGATCAGGTTAAGTCGTTGAGCCATCACGCTCGCTTTTGATAGTCCGACAGTCCCATCCAAGGCGTGAAGTTGGCGATTTACATTAGTCAGGCAGATGTCATCAAAATCAACAATGGTGAGATGCCCAACACCAGCCCTGCAAAGCGCTTCAGCAACATAACTGCCGACACCTCCCAAACCGATGATCGCGACAGATGACCGATTCAGCTTCGACTGCCCTTCTAGGCCCAACAAAAGTTCATTTCTCGAGAATCGATTCAATCCCATCAAGCACCTCTCAGACAATTATTCAATACCATCAGACACCCAATATCCTTTTGGCATTGCTTGTGGTTTTTTCTGCCACTTCTAAATATGACAAACCCTTTATTTGGGCAACGGCATCGGCGATAAAAGGGAGAAAAGCAGGCTCATTATCGATCCCTCTGCAGGCTTCCGGGGTAAGGTCCGGAGCATCTGTTTCGAGAACCAGGCTCGAAAGAGGTAGTTGTTCAACCAGCGTTACCGGATGTACAGCATTATTATAGGTAACAGGTCCGGCAATTGAGACAAGAAATCCCAGCTTGATGCAAGCCTTGGCAACTTCTGGGCTGCCGGAAAACGCATGCAAGATACCGCCAACCTGTGCAGCATTCTCTTCAGCGAGAATGGTTAGCAAATCCTTGAAAGCTCCCCTGCAATGAATCAGCACCGGGAGTCCGGCGCCAACAGCGAGCTTTAATTGTTGTCTGAAGGCGTCGACTTGAATGGCTCTGGGCACGTCCTTGCGATGGTAATCTAGACCGATCTCACCAATAGCAACTGCCTTTGGCAGCAATGCGGCCAGGGTATCGCTAATTACTCCAGACCATTTTGCTGCAAAAAAAGGGTGAACTCCGAAGGCAGGAGAAACCTCACTGCGATCGACCGTCAAAGCTTCAATCCGTGACCAATTATCAGGGTCTACCCCAGGCACAATATAGTGAGAAACACCTACCCTACCGGCATCAGTAAAAACTTTGGCAAGGCGACCAGCCAGGCGGAAATCATCAAGGTGGCAATGGGTATCAATAAGAGGATGGGGGTTTTCGCTGAATTTACACATAGCGAGGCTCATGATTGTTTAAGTAAGAGCCGAGGGTTCAGATTAAGCATTATCCATAGACAAGTTGATCCTTCAACTCACGGATGATTTCCACCTGTTTCTGAAAAATGAATTGAGAGATAGCAGTTTCAATTCGTGGACTTGCCTCAATCTCAAAAATATAGCAATACTCATTCTCAACAGACGCAATCTTTAGAAGTCTTCCCGGCATTTCCAACTTCCCGGCGGGGAGCTCAGCAGTGAGAATCCCTGCAGTGTCTATGTCTATATCGATCTTATCACTCGTTTTCAGAGATAGTCCGCCAATGGAGATATCAATCATCTGTCCATCGAAATTCTTGTCAATTCGCCTGAAGTTGACCTTAACCGGGTCGACTATCTGCACCCGGACAAAGCGTCTTCTCTCAGCCCGAATCTGGGCGTAAGAAAAATTATGTAGCAAGCCGATACATTTATTAATATTTGCCTTGTAAACGTTTGCAAGAACATCATGTGGGAAATGATCACTTTTCAGAAAAGCCGTTTTTTCCACATACATCACCACTGCCTGGTGCTGATGAACCAACATTTCCACAAGATCCTCGTCAATATGGGAAATCGTTGCCCCATAGCTGACAGGAATCTCTTTATAATAATTCAGGATACGCAGGTCATTTTTAAGCTCTCCACTGTAAATACCCTTCAATACATCAATAATGGCTTTTTCATCCTTGTGGATATCATCTACGGTTTGGAGGCGATAAATATCTTTCATTCATGTGTCCCATGTAAAAGCCATTGGATTAGCAACAGATAGCAGTTGCCCTTTTCATTATATCGTGCAATTATAACACGATAACTGGGCGAAGA is a window encoding:
- a CDS encoding tRNA threonylcarbamoyladenosine dehydratase; this encodes MMGLNRFSRNELLLGLEGQSKLNRSSVAIIGLGGVGSYVAEALCRAGVGHLTIVDFDDICLTNVNRQLHALDGTVGLSKASVMAQRLNLINPDAEVVPLKEFYSAESSNYLFSRKFDYVVDAIDHFTSKVHLVVTCLNHGIPVVSSMGAANKLDPSRIKVADISNTHTCRMARSFRKLLKKEGVADGVKVVFSTEEFKPLEVRNSGCKEDCICPNRGSQQFSCEHRRVVLGSISYLPGIFGLTMAGVVVNDLLAATKLHEERLTAVL
- a CDS encoding PilZ domain-containing protein, which codes for MKDIYRLQTVDDIHKDEKAIIDVLKGIYSGELKNDLRILNYYKEIPVSYGATISHIDEDLVEMLVHQHQAVVMYVEKTAFLKSDHFPHDVLANVYKANINKCIGLLHNFSYAQIRAERRRFVRVQIVDPVKVNFRRIDKNFDGQMIDISIGGLSLKTSDKIDIDIDTAGILTAELPAGKLEMPGRLLKIASVENEYCYIFEIEASPRIETAISQFIFQKQVEIIRELKDQLVYG
- a CDS encoding TatD family hydrolase; the encoded protein is MCKFSENPHPLIDTHCHLDDFRLAGRLAKVFTDAGRVGVSHYIVPGVDPDNWSRIEALTVDRSEVSPAFGVHPFFAAKWSGVISDTLAALLPKAVAIGEIGLDYHRKDVPRAIQVDAFRQQLKLAVGAGLPVLIHCRGAFKDLLTILAEENAAQVGGILHAFSGSPEVAKACIKLGFLVSIAGPVTYNNAVHPVTLVEQLPLSSLVLETDAPDLTPEACRGIDNEPAFLPFIADAVAQIKGLSYLEVAEKTTSNAKRILGV